The following DNA comes from Castor canadensis chromosome 4, mCasCan1.hap1v2, whole genome shotgun sequence.
TTCACCTTAATCTGTAAGTGACTCATGAGATCTTAACCAAGATTTTTCACACTTCTTTTGTAAGTCTGTAAGGGGGTGCTGTTAGCTCagataattttaaagtaaaaatttcaggCTGTGTTGGGGGAAGTCATCTACATAAATAAATGAGGACTGACTGGGATTTTACTCTTGGTTTTCCCCACTCATTGAAGGATCTTTTCGTTGGGATGTCATAGACTTCATaaaagtgtacacacacacacacacacacacacacacacacatacatgctaaATGTGTCTGAAGCAATGATTCCTATAATCTAGAAGGAAAGTATCTAAGAATAGAGATTATGAATTCATTTGAATATGATAGACATTTATAAGATAGATATTTGTTATTTGTGATTGACTtatattgcatttaatttttaggAACAGATGAAAAAGACCTAGAATCTCTTATGATTGAAGTGGAATTCTTAAAGGTTCTGCTTTTGTATTTTCTAACTGTAACCACGTGTAGTTCCTATATTTGGGAGCATATCCCTTGATCTCTTGGGGAAATAGCTGTGTTCTGGAAGTCTACCATATAGTGGTCTaagaaagagaaagtattgaAGATGAGAGAATAAAAGGATTGTAGGTAAACTAACAGTATGCAAGAGAATGTGCAGTCATTAGATTGGCTATTCATTGGGACACCAATTTACTCAGACGGTGTCCCTTTTGAAATAGGAAAGGAGGCTGCTAACAGATTCTGACTCAAGCATTGGGTTTCATTAAACAGCATGTCTGTAGATGTTATTCTACCCAGAACATTTTGCTAGGAAGAAAGATGAATACAAGATTATGGAGACCTGATTCTAATCATCAAGGTGTTTGTACTCTAACAGAGCAAGATTAAATGAACTCTTTTTCTGTGGCTCCTTATGTATAACACTTTTGGTAGCATTTATCATGTGTTTAAGTGTCTGCttctcctttgtctccttccTCTTAACAGATTCTTTATAAAGGACCATCTTTCCTCAGTATCTCTAGAAGTGGTTCAGTGCCTGGCATATtagaataagtgaaaaaaaatggggaaggaggagaaagggaaggaaagaattgTGGGGTTCAGAAAAGGAAGAGGACATCCATAGCCAGGGTATGTGTGAAAGGCTTTATGGAAAAGGCTGCGGAagttggagggagggagggtatgTCACATGGGACAGGGAAGTGGAAAGAACATTTGAGGAATGCCTTGTAAGTCTGTTTTGCAGGTTAGGGGCCTACTAAGGAACTGAAAGAAGGGTTGAAAGTAGACTGGGGTCTGGGATGCCTATATGAGTACTTTGGATTGCTTTTTCTAAGCAGTGGGAAAATTTGTGCAGGTGAGGGAAGAGCCACACCTGTCCTTTAGACAAAAGTTGGCATTGCACTATGGGATATATTGAAGGTGAGGAAGATATTTTCAAAGTTGGGACAGGAAGCAATGAAAACCAGCTGCTTttgaggtagaaagaaaaatagtgaaagtGTGGCCCAAGAACATGTAGATCTAAGGattgaaaaggagaaaacagatggAATCCACACTTTTATTAATCCCGGGAATTAGGAAACGTAGTGGTGAAACTAAAACACTGAGAGAGTGGCAAAGAGTAGATTTGGGACTCTGGAAGATAAGAAAGTGTACTTGCTTGTGAATGTATCACACTTCAGGTTTTGACAGTCTTCAGGTGGAATCCAAATTACAGTTCCTAAGAATGATATGAGTTGATGGTTCTCAAACTTTGCAGGCATGatcactttttaaataaactgCAAACGCtcataattttacttttagcATTATTCATTAAGAATACATATAATACTCTCAAAACAACAATTTCAATTACactttttggattttttggtagtatcagggtttgaacttagggctttatgcttgctaggcagacactctactacttgagccatgtctcccatccccagccctttttgcttcaggctaccttttggataaggtctcacatttttgccaaggCCTTCCTTGGACTGTCATCCTCCTACTTCTTCCTCTTAGTAGCTGTTATTATAGGTGCCTGTGCCTCCTAGTAGCTCTGATTATAGATTTctactaccacatccagcttgttggttgagatgggagtttcactgactttttgcctgagctgtgatccttctgagtagctgggggaTCACAAGTATGTGATACCGCACCTGGCTTTTAATTACACTTCTAAATTAGTTTGTACTTTATTAAATCATGAAAGTGTTTATTTACTTTCCTTTGTAAAGTAGACATGTGAGAGGCATATTTTTCACTTAGTGAGTAGAGCTTGGTACACATTTGTAGTTGGGAACACTTTGCAGTACCTCTATAGACCCTGGCCCATGAATAACTGGTCAAAGCTACAGATACAGATTTGGAGGTCACTCCTGTAATGATAATTGATGCTTGTGTTTGGAAGAGAGATCATCACGGGATAATAtcgacagagagaagaaaagaaatgtagtaTAAAACCCTGGAAGCTGGgtctgatggctcacacctgtaatcccagcactggggagacgaGACGGGAGGATCgcttgagaccagtctgggcaacataatgAGATCTTCCCTCCCCTGAACGaacacccccccccaaaacaacaaaaattgagGGAATTCTTGTACTTAGAATATagtaaggaaaggaagagaaaacaaaataatatgtcATTAGCGAAGTCAAATGAAGAGTATTTTAAGGAGTGATGACATACTACAGAGAGACTGAGAGATATTCCCAGGCATAACTCAGTTATTTGAGATTTTTGATACAGTGATGGGGCTGTATTGAGGTAGGTTTGAAGGAATGATTCTTCTTTTCCCTAGAGACTTGTAAAAGGCCTCTATATTACCCTAAATCTTCACATCCCAGCTTGGAGAGTGTCAGGAAAATTTTGTTTCCCACAGCAAAGCAGGACTTGGCTGGTAAAATTTTCTGGAGCAGACAGttccttattttacttttaatacttTGAATTTGGGAAACAATTGATGCTACCCTCTTAGGAGCCAAAGTAAGgtatgttttttaaagttttcaacaAGTGACCTTAAACgagtctgtttttttaaaattctgcttctTAATACTGTGATTCTTTTTATTTGACTGCCTAGGGTGAGGAACATTTAAGCTGATATAAATAGAGGTTCACTGTACAGGAGCAGCAAGGCCTCAGGTTATCTTTTAAACACAAGAATGAGTAACTAGTTTCTCTAAACTGTGGAATTCATTAAAAGGTCAGACCACGCATGGTGCTGCAGGGTATCTTGGAAAAGCCAGGTACCACTAATTTTCAGCTGAGTAGTTTTAGGATTCTGTAAGTTACCTGTATATAGTATTATGTTAGATCCCATTTTGTATTTACTTCAGATCTGAAAGATGCAAGTAGAAACTTGCTTTTGACTTATTTGACTTTCATGTTGAAGCATGAATGGTTACAGATTTTGTGGAAACAAAGTCTCATAAAAGTTTTCTGTTATATTGAATCAATGCATGATGTAGTGGGTGTTTAAATTTTCacagtaggttttggaaggaaactGAAACATCATTGTAACACAAAATCAGGGAGAAAACTCCTTTCCCAGCAGTGAGTGTGGGCCCTTACAAAGCCTCCTGGGACTGTGAATAGTTTACTTTTTCGTCTTTCATATGTTATGTTGACTTTGCAAATGTACACTTAGTCCTGCCATTCCTTATGGAGATACTATATTCGTAACTACTTACCAGTGCACGAGGGCTTTCTCTTAGGAACTAGGTgggtttccttcttttctggGTAAAGAGGAAAAAGGTAAAACTTGAAAATTGTATTTTGTAGAATCATTGTTTtatctcagaagacaaaaatctaaGTTAGGatcttttagttttccttttcttaagtTTCTCTTATATTTGTCTAAcgtgttcttttttccttattactcataaaataagtaaaaaagtcTATTCTAGATTTTGtgctgtattattttctttattccataATCTAGAGAGCAAGTATAGTGAATTGATTGATGACTCCATAAACTTTGCAAAGTTATAGTATTCTTATGAAAAAGATGTGTACATACCtgtatatttttatgtgtgtgtattttcctaTACTCTAGTTAAAAGCATGTGGACAACTGTATTAGGTGTATGATGAGAAAGTAAGTTTCCTTTCTTCTACCTCAGACTTCCCTAGAAGGCCTTCTATTTGGTATACTGTAGTTTAATAGGAACTTAAACTTGGATCTATAACTCCCAAGGACTGTGTTTTGGGGGCTAGTGTTCAACTAGATAATAGACTATGCCTGGATTGGGAGGACAAGGAGGTCCTTTTTAGGTGATTTGGAAGGTAGAAGAATATTTTCATCTAGAAGATTGAGGTGGTATGAACTTGAAGGTGGACCTGAAGAATCTAGATGATTACAGAACTGGTAGAATTTGCATTACTTGGAGGATATACTAAATAGGGATTGGGATCTTCTTGGACAGTTTTCCCCATTAATCAAATCCCAGGAATCTCCTGAGATATAGCTCAGGTACTTGGGAAACTTTTTCAGAAGCACTCTAGGTGATATCCTGAGTGTTAGTAGAAACTACTGGACACTAATTAAATCTATTTTGTTTCTGTCAGAAAGTTCAGACCATGTCCACACTAGCCCCATGCAAATAAAGAGCCATGAAGTTTGAGAATGTCACTAGTTGATCAAGACAGATTATAGATGATAACAGAAGTTCCAGGAGATGGGCTTCCCGGTAATTAGTCTTTACAGTGATAGTGAGACACGTTTTCCTTGGTTGGAGTGACTAAGACTAGAATTTTGTGTAACATTCTAGCTCGTGATGTTTGAAAACAAGTCCCATGTTTGGTGACTTTCTGACTTTCAGAGGTATTCCTAATATTCCTCTGCTTGCATCATCTCCCAGTTAAGTATTGCTCCATACCATCTGAGTTGAGAATCGGCCTCCATTTTCCTCtgatacatgtattttttcagcCTTTTATAATTTTCTCAATAGAGAGCTACAAGTTCCTTTTAATCCTAAGAGTGCATTGATTACAAGAAGTTTGTTTCTCTTAAATGGAAGAATTTGGCCAACTTTTCTTTGTATGTGGGAGGTCTCCAGGCAACTGTGAACAACTTTCAAAGACCATTGAGAGGTCAAGAAGTACTTTGTGGATCTTGTTCAGTTGTTTCTAAAACAGGCTTCTCTGTCTTTCTTAGACTCTAAAAATATGTTTCTTCCATGGATCTACCTTGTGTTATCTGCTGCTACTCTGAAGGGCTTGCCCACCCTCTGGATTTCATCCTGCACCTCAGTCCCTGATACATACTTAGATTCCAGTCTGTTCTTTTGCATGTAGGGCAGTTCTGTGTAAACATTTTAACCTATGCTATTTTAGGAGCCATCCCTTTAAAAGAGAATCCCATTATCCTGACTTGTGTATCCCCAGTGCCCATCATAATTTTAGTCTCTTAGAGATGCAATCCCATAGTTACATATAACTCTTCTCTTCCTGAAACCATAGAAAGTATTAAGTATTGTcacttgtttgaatttttttgcctgttttttattTGGTTCCTAAATATACcaacttctatttttctttcttccaattcACCCTGAAATCTATTTTCACCTGTTAGATTAATCttgcaaatttttctttataaaatggcaATAACTATACCTTTCTCACTGGGGCTATTGTGGGGAGTAGACATAATGTAACATAAAGTGCTTATCATATTGCCTGACATAAAATAATTGTATCATGAATGCTAGCATACTGACTTCTACCTTCTGCTACTTTTGATTATCTCCACTCCATTACTGTGTCTACACCATGGAAGCAGAAAAGTGTATAATTGAAACCATGGGATGAAAAGCCCTTGGGCCTTAGTTTGAGTCCCCGGTCTCCTGCTTACTAGTTATTCTCCTTTAGGAAAATAGGTCACTTTAGTTACAGACTTTTAGGGTGGTTAGAAGtataaaatgagataatgtagGTGCAAAGGGAGGATGCTTCCTTAACAGTTGCTGTGCAAATgacgttttgtgtgtgtgtgtgtgtgtgtgtgtgtgtgtttatgttgtggaactggggtttgaaatcaaggctttgcacttgcaaagtaagcactctaccacttgagccatgtctccagtccatttttgctttggttattttggagatgggacgaTATTTTGAACGATTTACCCAGTAGCaaatggcctcaaaccatagtcCTTCaaaagtggctaggattacaggcatgagcaacagGCACCCAGCATGACCCTTGTTATTGTTCTTCCTATATTCCTGGATCCTAAAGTGTCTAACCTATTAAGTTTAAGAAGTTTGAAGTAAGCCTGAtgagtttttttcctctttttctttttgtaggttAAACTCATCCACAGTAATGGCTGCGGCCTTACCCAGGACCCTGGGGGAGTTACAGCTATATAGGATATTGCAAAAAGCCAATCTACTTTCTTATTTTGATGCTTTTATCCAACAAGGTGGTGATGATGTTCAGCAACTTTGTGAAGCTGGAGAAGAGGAATTTTTGGAAATCATGGCACTCGTGGGCATGGCTAGTAAGCCACTTCATGTTAGAAGGCTGCAGAAGGCTTTGAGAGACTGGGTTACAAACCCTGGTCTTTTCAATCAGCCACTGACTTCCCTTCCTGTCAGCAGCATACCTATCTATAAATTACCAGAGGGATCACCAACATGGCTGGGAATATCCTGCAGTAGCTATGAAAGGAGTAGTAATGCCCGGGAACCTCACTTAAAAATCCCCAAATGTGCTGCCACCACTTGTGTGCAGAGCTTGGGACAGGGGAAATCAGATATGGTAGGGAGCTTAGCAATGCAAAGTGTCAGTGAGTCCAGACTCTGGCAAGGACACCATGCTACTGAGAGTGAGCACAGTCTTTCCCCAGCAGACCTTGGCTCCCCAGCTTCCCCAAAAGAAAGCAGTGAGGCACTGGATGCTGCTGCTGCACTCTCTGTTGCTGAGTGTGTGGAGAGAATGGCCCCCTCACTGCCAAAAAGTGACTTGAGCGAAGTCAAAGAGCTGCTAAAAACCAACAAGAAGTTGGCCAAAATGATTGGTCATATCTTTGAGATGAGTGATGATGATCCacacaaagaggaagaaattcgAAAATACAGTGCAATATATGGTAGATTTGActcaaagagaaaggatgggaaaCATCTCACACTTCATGAGGtaagaatgtttttctttctgtgtatatatgataTGCTGCTATTCAAAGGAAAGTTTGATAATGGCTTGCAGGAAAGGAGATGCACTTCCTGAAAGCagtattaaaaacatttaagtgTTAGCAATAACACTTATGAAAAGAGTCTTTATTGTGCTAGGGATATTTTGTGTTGAACTCAGAAATGTTTGAACTTTGAAACTATAGTATAAAGTGATTTAGAAGAATGTCAGAAGTTAAGCAGTGAAAGCATAAACTCTTGCCCTTTATAAGGCCATttgttaagaaatattttaaaaaaacattcttGAAGACtgtttgaagaaaaaatttttgtaaaataactAGAACTTAAGACCAATTTCTATTTTCatggaaaacaaaattattaaatggTGGAAGAATTATTACAACCTTGAATATTATTTTGGTTTGATATTTGGCATTAAAAattctccctactttatctttACAGCACTCTTACCTAAATATACTCTGCTTAAGTATGTatatgtttgttttcatatatagaaaattatatatatatatatgttttatgttatgtatatacctcccgtgtatgtgtgtataaactTTTGCAGTtactcccttttctttttgtttatctggCCAACACATCATCTTTAAAATTCAGCTCAAGCATAATCTTGAGTCTTTTCTGTTA
Coding sequences within:
- the Nab1 gene encoding NGFI-A-binding protein 1 isoform X1; translation: MAAALPRTLGELQLYRILQKANLLSYFDAFIQQGGDDVQQLCEAGEEEFLEIMALVGMASKPLHVRRLQKALRDWVTNPGLFNQPLTSLPVSSIPIYKLPEGSPTWLGISCSSYERSSNAREPHLKIPKCAATTCVQSLGQGKSDMVGSLAMQSVSESRLWQGHHATESEHSLSPADLGSPASPKESSEALDAAAALSVAECVERMAPSLPKSDLSEVKELLKTNKKLAKMIGHIFEMSDDDPHKEEEIRKYSAIYGRFDSKRKDGKHLTLHELTVNEAAAQLCVKDNALLTRRDELFALARQISREVTYKYTYRTTKSKCGERDELSPKRIKVEDAFPDFQDSVQTLFQQARAKSEELVALSSQQPEKVMAKQMEFLCAQAGYERLQHERRLSAGLYRQSSEEHSPNGLPSDSSEGQGERPLNLRMPNLQNRQPHHFVVDGELSRLYSSEAKSHSSESLGILKDYPHSAFTFEKKVIKTEPEDSR
- the Nab1 gene encoding NGFI-A-binding protein 1 isoform X2, with amino-acid sequence MAAALPRTLGELQLYRILQKANLLSYFDAFIQQGGDDVQQLCEAGEEEFLEIMALVGMASKPLHVRRLQKALRDWVTNPGLFNQPLTSLPVSSIPIYKLPEGSPTWLGISCSSYERSSNAREPHLKIPKCAATTCVQSLGQGKSDMVGSLAMQSVSESRLWQGHHATESEHSLSPADLGSPASPKESSEALDAAAALSVAECVERMAPSLPKSDLSEVKELLKTNKKLAKMIGHIFEMSDDDPHKEEEIRKYSAIYGRFDSKRKDGKHLTLHELTVNEAAAQLCVKDNALLTRRDELFALARQISREVTYKYTYRTTKSKCGERDELSPKRIKVEDAFPDFQDSVQTLFQQARAKSEELVALSSQPEKVMAKQMEFLCAQAGYERLQHERRLSAGLYRQSSEEHSPNGLPSDSSEGQGERPLNLRMPNLQNRQPHHFVVDGELSRLYSSEAKSHSSESLGILKDYPHSAFTFEKKVIKTEPEDSR